In Acidobacteriota bacterium, the genomic stretch ATAAAGATGGGAGAGTTGATGAAGACCCACCTGAGGATTTAAACGGAGATGGTGCAATTACAATGATGAGAATAAAAGACACGGAAGGAGAATACATTATAGACCCTGAAGATAAGAGAGTGATGAAAAAAGCTGATATCACAAAGGGCGAAAAAGGCGAGTATAAATTGTTTTTAGAGGGAATTGATAATGACAAGGACGAAAGCTTTAACGAAGATTGGCCAGGAGGGATAAATATCAACCAGAATTTTCCTTTTGAGTATAAATTCTTTTCAGAAGGAGCAGGAATATACCAAGTCTCTGAGAATGAAAGTAGAGCTTTAGCTGATTTTTCCATCTCCCATCCAAACATAGCAATAATCCTGACTTTTTCCTCAAACGATAATATTTTATTCCCACCGAAACCTTCTGCACCCGCAAGAGCTACTGACCAATTTCAACTACCCTCTGGAATAGTCCTTCCGCCTGAAGTTTCCATTGAGCAGATAAGAGCCTCCTTGGGAAGAATGCCAGAAAAAAATGTTGTAAAAGAAGATATTCCTTACTTTACCTATGTATCAGACATTTACAAAAAGATTACAGGGATTAAACCTGAATTTCAACCGCAAAAAATTAACGGAAACTTCTCAGAATGGGGATATTTTCATTATGGAGCACTATCCATTTGTTCGAGAGTCTGGTTTCCTCCTGAGGTTAAAGAAGAAAGAAAAATGCCATCCATGGAACAAAGGGGAACCGAAATGCCAGCACAATTTCCTGCGCAGGTTCCTCCCCAATTCGCTCAGTTTATGCAAAGAAGAGAACGGACAGAAGGGCAGGAAAAAGAAGGGATTGACGAGAAAAAAATCTTAAAATGGATCGACAGGGATAAAATTGATGGGTTTGTGCAATGGCAGAAAATCAAGCACCCTGACTTTCCTGATAAAGAAGTGGAGGTAGGAGGAATTAAGCCATACATAACAATAAACCCTCCTGAAAAATTAATTGAAGAGCTGGGAAAAAAGCATTCAGAATTTTTTGTTCAATTAGCGGGTCTTCTACCAAAAATCTCAATTTCCAGGACAAAAATAGAAAACTTAGAGAAAAATCTATATAAAATAACTGTTGAGTTAACTAACAATGGATACCTGCCGACAGGTTTAACCCATCCAATAAACGCAAGAAGAGTTCGACCGATAAAAGTCGAGTTAAAATTAAACGGGCAGAAAATGATTGCTGGAAATCAAATTAGTTTTATCAAATCAATAGATGGGATGAACAAAACTCATAAACTTACATGGATAATAAATGGTAAGAAAGGTTCAAAATTTACTGTAAATGTAGATTCTCAAAAAGCTGGTGAAATTTCAAAAGAGATAGTATTGAATTGAGCACTATTTTAGATGAGAAAATTTGAAATGGAGGAAATAAAAATGAAAAACATAAAAAAAATTATTATTGCTTTTTTATTGATAATGCCTCTGACAGCTTATCTAAAATCTGAGGAAAAAAAGGTTGGATTAAATGCTGCAGGGCTAATCAAAAACCCAAAAGTGGATGTCTCATGGAACCGCTACTACGACTCTTCCCAGATAAAAGACATCATGATAAAGCTTGAAAAGGCATTTCCTTCCCTTGCTAAAGCATACTCAATTGGAAAATCTACTGAAGGAAGAGATATCATATGTATCGAAATAACAAATTTCAAGAAAGGAAACCCTGACAAAAAGCCAGGAATGTACATCGATGGTAACATTCATGGAAATGAAATTCAGGGAAGTGAGGTGGCACTCTATACAGCATGGTATCTTTTAGAAAATTATGGAAACAACCAAAAAAATAACAGAACTTGTAGATGATAGGGTTTTCTATATTATTCCTACCATTAACCCAGATGGAAGAGACTGGTTCATTCATTATCCCAATACACCGAATTCATCAAGGAGTGGGAAAAAACCAGTCGATGATGACATGGATGGTCTCATAGATGAAGATGGATATGAAGATTTAGATGGAGATGGGAATATCTGCCAGATCAGGATAAAAGACCCTAACGGAAGGTGGAAGCCCTCCTCTGAAGACCCAAGAGTAATGGTAAGGTGTAAACCTGACGAAAAGGGAACTTACACCCTTCTTGGACTCGAGGGTATTGACAACGATGGAGATGGAAGAATTAACGAGGATGGACCAGGGGGATATGACTTAAACAGGAACTGGCCGTTCAACTGGCAGCCTGAATACATCCAGAGAGGTGCCCATGAATATCCCTTTTCCCTTCCTGAGACAAGAGCAGTAGGAGAATTTGTTTTAAAACATGAAAATATCGCTGCATTTCAGAGTTACCACAATTTTGGAGGAATGATACTTCAGGGCCCAGGACAGAAAGATACTCCATACGCATTTCAAGATGCAGGAATTTTTGAATACATCGGAAAAAAAGGAGAGGAAATAATTCCAGGTTACAGATTTGTCACTGTTTACAAAGATATGTATACAGTATGGGGAGGAGAATTAGACTGGTTCTATCTTGGGAGAGGAGTCCTGGGTTTTTCAAACGAGCTTTTTACTTCAGAAAATTATTTCCGCAAAAAAACTCCTCCTTATCAGGAAAGAAGGACAAGGATGTTTGAGCCTGATAAAGAGCCATATGATTTTAACGACCTTTTACTTTTTGGAGATACATTTGTTGATTGGAAACCTTTTAAACATCCTCAGTTCGGAGAAGTTGAGATAGGAGGGTTCAAAAAGAATTTCACAAGAATGCCACCTTCATTTTTGTTGGAAGAAGAATGCCACAGAAATGCTGCGTTCACTCTTTTCTATGCGGATTGTACGCCCCAGGTTAAAATTCAAAATGTTGAGGTGAAAAAAATTGATGGAGACCTTCACAATATATGGGTTACTTTGGAAAACCAGAGAATGATCCCCACCCGAACTGCTCAAGATGTTCAGAACAAAATAAGCAGAGCGGATCAGGTTAAAATATATGGAAAAGATATAAAGGTTTTATCAGCTGGATTTGTTGTCGATAAGTACACAGGAGTGGTAACACCTGTTGAAAAACATCCTGAATATATTGAAATAACAAGTATACCTGGTATGTCAACAAGAATTATTCAATTCACAATAAAAGGAAAAGGAAACATTAAAATTACAATTGATTCTGTTAAAGGTGGAATAGACCAGGCAGAGATTAAAATTTAAAAATTAGAGAAAGTTATCCAGATTTTTTCAGAGGAGGTCGAACATACTTTTTGATCGAAGTATGATTGACCTTTTTGATTTAGATTAATATTTTCAATAAAGAGGATAAGGTATTTCTAATTCTCTAAATATAAAAATTTAAAAAAATGCAAAAAATGAGACCTGACCCCAAATTTTTTGCATTTTACTGGGCAGCAAGGGAAGCTTCGAAAAACACGTTGTATTTGTTCCACCGAGTCAACTAAAATTAGAGATGCTTCCAATATTTTTAAAGAGAGCAATCATCCCCTTCGCTCAGATCTCCTCGCATCAAAATGAATATCTAGGAGAGTACTCTCACTCACTTCTTAGGTATTTAGATGCTCCTCGATATATCGCTCAGAAGATGGTTGCCAAAAAAGGGGGGATGATTGAGGCCTTAAAAAACGCTTGAATTTGACAAAGATGCTTCGATAGTCTATAAGAATTGTCTTTATTGGGTTTATGGAATGAAAAAAATATTGACAATTATTTCCTTGTTGCTTGTAATCCCAATCTTTTCTTTTTCTTCCCAAAAAACTGAAATAATTCCAATAAGCCCATTCTGGTCGATTCCATTTATTCTTTTACTAATTTCTATTGCGGTTTTTCCATTAATAAATAAAGAATGGTGGGATAAAAACTTTCAGTATTTTTCATTATTTCTTGGGTTCATCGTGGTAAGTTACTATTTATTCTTTCACAACCCACCAAGAGTATGGGGAATCTTCCTTGAATATTTTAGCTTTATCTCTTTAATTGGCTCTCTCTTTGTTGTCTCAGGAGGAATTTTAATAAGAACAGAAAGAAAAACAACCCCATTCCTGAATGTTCTGATATTATTCATCGGCTCAGTCATATCAAATCTCTTTGGAACTACTGGCGCATCAATGATTTTAATAAGGCCATTTCTTAGAATTAATCGCTACAGAATCAAGCCGTATCATGTAGTATTCTTCATATTTCTTGTCTCAAACATTGGCGGATGTCTAACACCTGTTGGCGACCCTCCCTTATTTTTAGGATACCTTGAAGGAGTGCCTTTCTTCTGGGTTATTGAACATGTCTGGCAAATCTGGCTTCTGACAATAATTTTAGTACTCACCATATTTTTTTTAATAGACTACTACCATTATTCAAAGCTAAGTAAAGAAGCCCACCCTAAGAAAAAAGTTAAATTTGAAATCCTTGGACTTCATAATCTTTTGTTTATTGTATTAATCCTTACTGCAGTGTTTACTCACACTCCATTTCGAGAAATTATAATGATTACATCAGCAATAATCTCATACAAATTTACAAATAAGGAAATCCATAAAGAAAATGAATTCAATTTCTTCCCAATTGAGGAGGTGGCCATTTTATTTGCTGGACTCTTCGCTACGATGATTCCTGCCCTTGACTGGCTCAGACTGAATGGAGGTAAATTAGGGATAACTGTTCCAGGCGCATTTTTCTGGGCAACAGGAACTTTCTCTTCCTTTCTTGATAATGCGCCAACCTATTTAAATTTCCTCTCAGCTGCAATTGGATTTAAAGGAATGGAGGTAAAAAATCTATTAATTCATTTTCCTGAATATGTTGTGGCAATATCTGTTGCCGCCGTATTTTTTGGAGCAATGACCTATATCGGAAATGCTCCAAATTTTATGGTTAAATCAATATCAGAACACCAAAAGATTAACTGTCCTTCGTTTCTTGAATATATGATAAAATATTCAATTCCTCTATTGATTCCAATTTTTTTCTCAATTTGGCTTCTATTCTTTTTGTAGAGCAAATTATAGAGCGAGCCGCTCAGCCCTCATAGGGGTTGCTCTACCATCCAGCCTTCGCTCATATTACGAAAAAAAGGTTTACTTATATTTTTAGCCAGCACCATTCTTTTGTTAAAGGTGTTTCATTAAGTATTTCCCCTCTCTCTTTTCTTGTTACAATTGTGTTTCCGTGATTATACCCATATCCTCCTTCAGGATTGTATAGTCCTGGCTCATTGGAAAATACCATGCCCTCTTCCAGAATTGTCTCATCTCCAAGAGCTAAATAAGGAGCCTGATGACCTTCCATTCCAATTCCATGGGCAGGTCTATGATATATATATTTTTCAAGGCCAGCTTTATGAGCTATGTCAAGGATTTCTTTCGCTATATCTTTACATCGAGCCCCTGCTTTCTGGAGCTCCTGCTGCTTTATAGTCATTTCAGTATGGACTTCCCACATCTTCCTTGCAAGATCCGGAATGGGCTCAATGTGGCATGCCCTGTATCCCTCTCCTCCATATCCTCCAATTCTCGTTCCTCCTGCAATCTGTATAGCATCTCCCCTTTTTATTCTGTTATGATGAGCTTGATTCGGATGAGGATATGCTGTTCCAACTCCTGTTCTGCAACCTATGCTTACCCTCGTTCCCACAGCAGTATGAGGTCTACCATCTCTCTTTATATCCTTGAACAGAAGGTTGTTTCCATATTCAGTAGCTGCCATAGATACTTCAAAATCTGTAGCATCAGTTCCCTTTAAAAGAATGTATTTCCTCGCAAATTCCAGGGCTTTATCATGGTAAAGCATTGCTCTTTTCATCAAGGCTATTTCCTCTGGAGTTTTCACTATTCTCATTTTTAAAGGAATATGACCGGTATCCACAAATTTTGAATTTTTCAGAACTTTTTTCATTCTGCTCAGCTTCTTCGGTCCTGGCTCAGATTCCAGACCAATTATTCTGGTTCTGTACCCTCTTTTATCGATGGCCTTTAAACACCACTGGAGTAAATCCGCAGTTCCCTGTGGATTATCAAGCCCTCCAGTCTCCGCATGGGGAAAGTCGAAATAAGTCTCAAAATTTTTAATCCACCATGTTTCGACTAAATCTCTGTCGAGTCCTGGAACAAATAAAAATGGCTCTCCTTCAACAGGAACCCACAAGTAACATGGTCTTTCTGTTGGAGAATGAAAATAGCCTGCAAGGTAGATAATATTATTTGGATCCTGCATTAGCATTCCATCGATTCTGGCTTCCTCCATTTTTTTCTTAAATCTTTCGATTATAGCTTTATACCACTCAATCGATAATCTATCCTCTCCTGGAAAAAGGGGCGTCGTGCATGACTTTTCTTCTCCAACACTTTCTAAGGAAAAAATTTTTTCTATATTTCCTAAGATTGGCAAGGCCAATAAAGACTTTTTTAAAAAATCTCTCCTCGAATTTTCCATTTACCCTCCCTCCTAATTTTATTTATACTTCTCCATAAAAAATATTCTATCGCACTTATTGGCAATTTTTTCATTATGAGTCACAACTATCGTTGAAACCCCCTTTTTTAAATGAAGTTCTTTTATCAGAGAAAATACTTCAATTGCGGTTTTTGGATCAAGGTTTCCAGTTGGTTCATCAGCAAGAAGAAGCTCTGGCTCTGAACATAGTGCCCTTGCAACTGCAACTCTCTGATTCTCTCCACCTGAAAGCTGGGAAGGCTTCTCTTTAGCCCTGTCTTCCATTCCAACTTCCTTCAACACTTCTCTTGCTCTTTCCAGAGCTTCTTTCCTTTTTACTCCTTTTATCATCAGGGGAATAGATATATTCTCTTCTGCTGAAAATTCGGGAAGCAAATGATGGAATTGAAAAATAAACCCGATAGTGTCTCTTCTGAACCTGATCAAACTCTCTTCATCCATGGAGAATATATCCTTTCCATTTACAAATATCTTTCCATCGGTTGGTTTATCCAGTGTTCCTATAAGATTCAAAAGTGTTGTCTTACCGACACCGGAAACCCCCATCACAGCAACAAGTTCATTTTTTTTCAGTTCAAAATTTAAATTCTCAAAAACTTTAAGTTGTCCCTTTGGAAGTGGGTAAAATTTTGTAAGCCCTTCAATCTTTAAATAATTATCATTCATATCTTAATGCCTCAATGGGATTGACTTTAGAAGCCTTTTTAGAGGGAAATAAAGTTGATGTAAAACTTATTAATAATGAAATTAGAATTATTATGCTCAGGTCAAATATTTTAATCCTGAATGGCACAAAAGGTATCTGATAAATATCCACAGGAACTTTTATCAGTTGAAATTTAGTCGCAATAAAACATACCAAAAGACCCAACACTGCACCAAAAAAAGTCCCGAGTAAACCTATTATTGCACCCTGATAAAAAAATATTTTTCTTATCATCTTCGGCGACGTACCCATGGAAAGGAGGACACCAATATCTTTTGTCTTTTCTATTACAGTGAGAATTAATGAAGCTATTATGTTTAAAGATGCAACAAAAACTATTAGAGATATTGTAAGAAAAAGCACTGTCTTTTCAAGCTTTAATGCTGAAAAAAGGGAGCGGTTTAAGTCCATCCATGTGGTGATAAAATATTTAAACTCTAACTCATCCTTTAATCGATCTGAAATTTCAGCAGCTTCGAATATGTTTTTCAATTTCAACTGGATATAATGCATCTTTCCTTTCATCAAAAAAAATTTCTCTGCTGAATTTAGTGGAAATATCAAAGTTGTTGAATCAAATTCCCAAAGACCTGTGGAGAAAATTCCACTCACTCTAAATCTTTTCATCTTCGGCATCACCCCAAAGGGTGAAAGCGATGGACGAGGCATTAAAATGCTTACACTCGAACCAACATCAGCTCCTACGTTTCTTCCTATTTCTTTTCCAAGCAATATCTCATTTTCATTTTCTGGCAATCTACCTTTTTCAAGACTTCTGAGCCAGTCTGAGTTTTTAACTTCCTCATCGAGTTCCAATCCTTTTATTGTTGCTGGAGAAACCCTGGCAGGTCCAATGAGAAGACTCATTCCCCAGATAACAGGGGTTGCAGAAATAATCCTATTTTTTTTATCCATTTCTTTGATTTTCTTCGCAATCTTTTCCCAGTTTTCTATTCCCTCGCCAGTTATATCAGAAATTAATATATGGGAAGTAGAGTTAAGAATCTTTGATTGAATATCCTCCTGAAACCCAGTAATCAAACCTATTGCAATGATTAAAGCAGTTACACCTATTGTAATTCCAAAGATTGAAATTGAAGTAATTACTGAAATAAATGCCTGTTTTCTCTTGGCAACAAGGTATCTTTTAGCTACAAAAAATTCAAAAGACATGTTGGCAATTCTTTTATAATGTTTTCCTGTTCAATTTCTTTCTCAAAATAAAACCTTATTTTACTTTGGTCTCAAGAGTGGAAAAAGAATAACCTCTTTTATGTTGGTTCTGTCTGTAAACAGCATTACCAGCCTATCGATTCC encodes the following:
- a CDS encoding M14 family metallopeptidase, whose amino-acid sequence is MKAFKSFPILLIFLFLVFNLYIYPEELKVSFSNYHGYDELTTALKAINEKNRNISKLIPIGKTLQNREIWALEVTNYKTGNPEKKPGILVVGNVEANHLIGSEISLFLINHLLSNYGKDENVKKLLEQNVFYFIPRANPDGAEFMFKKPLYEQKYNLKPWDDDKDGRVDEDPPEDLNGDGAITMMRIKDTEGEYIIDPEDKRVMKKADITKGEKGEYKLFLEGIDNDKDESFNEDWPGGININQNFPFEYKFFSEGAGIYQVSENESRALADFSISHPNIAIILTFSSNDNILFPPKPSAPARATDQFQLPSGIVLPPEVSIEQIRASLGRMPEKNVVKEDIPYFTYVSDIYKKITGIKPEFQPQKINGNFSEWGYFHYGALSICSRVWFPPEVKEERKMPSMEQRGTEMPAQFPAQVPPQFAQFMQRRERTEGQEKEGIDEKKILKWIDRDKIDGFVQWQKIKHPDFPDKEVEVGGIKPYITINPPEKLIEELGKKHSEFFVQLAGLLPKISISRTKIENLEKNLYKITVELTNNGYLPTGLTHPINARRVRPIKVELKLNGQKMIAGNQISFIKSIDGMNKTHKLTWIINGKKGSKFTVNVDSQKAGEISKEIVLN
- a CDS encoding M14 family zinc carboxypeptidase, with protein sequence MKNIKKIIIAFLLIMPLTAYLKSEEKKVGLNAAGLIKNPKVDVSWNRYYDSSQIKDIMIKLEKAFPSLAKAYSIGKSTEGRDIICIEITNFKKGNPDKKPGMYIDGNIHGNEIQGSEVALYTAWYLLENYGNNQKNNRTCR
- a CDS encoding M14 family metallopeptidase; its protein translation is METTKKITELVDDRVFYIIPTINPDGRDWFIHYPNTPNSSRSGKKPVDDDMDGLIDEDGYEDLDGDGNICQIRIKDPNGRWKPSSEDPRVMVRCKPDEKGTYTLLGLEGIDNDGDGRINEDGPGGYDLNRNWPFNWQPEYIQRGAHEYPFSLPETRAVGEFVLKHENIAAFQSYHNFGGMILQGPGQKDTPYAFQDAGIFEYIGKKGEEIIPGYRFVTVYKDMYTVWGGELDWFYLGRGVLGFSNELFTSENYFRKKTPPYQERRTRMFEPDKEPYDFNDLLLFGDTFVDWKPFKHPQFGEVEIGGFKKNFTRMPPSFLLEEECHRNAAFTLFYADCTPQVKIQNVEVKKIDGDLHNIWVTLENQRMIPTRTAQDVQNKISRADQVKIYGKDIKVLSAGFVVDKYTGVVTPVEKHPEYIEITSIPGMSTRIIQFTIKGKGNIKITIDSVKGGIDQAEIKI
- a CDS encoding sodium:proton antiporter, whose amino-acid sequence is MKKILTIISLLLVIPIFSFSSQKTEIIPISPFWSIPFILLLISIAVFPLINKEWWDKNFQYFSLFLGFIVVSYYLFFHNPPRVWGIFLEYFSFISLIGSLFVVSGGILIRTERKTTPFLNVLILFIGSVISNLFGTTGASMILIRPFLRINRYRIKPYHVVFFIFLVSNIGGCLTPVGDPPLFLGYLEGVPFFWVIEHVWQIWLLTIILVLTIFFLIDYYHYSKLSKEAHPKKKVKFEILGLHNLLFIVLILTAVFTHTPFREIIMITSAIISYKFTNKEIHKENEFNFFPIEEVAILFAGLFATMIPALDWLRLNGGKLGITVPGAFFWATGTFSSFLDNAPTYLNFLSAAIGFKGMEVKNLLIHFPEYVVAISVAAVFFGAMTYIGNAPNFMVKSISEHQKINCPSFLEYMIKYSIPLLIPIFFSIWLLFFL
- a CDS encoding Xaa-Pro peptidase family protein, which translates into the protein MENSRRDFLKKSLLALPILGNIEKIFSLESVGEEKSCTTPLFPGEDRLSIEWYKAIIERFKKKMEEARIDGMLMQDPNNIIYLAGYFHSPTERPCYLWVPVEGEPFLFVPGLDRDLVETWWIKNFETYFDFPHAETGGLDNPQGTADLLQWCLKAIDKRGYRTRIIGLESEPGPKKLSRMKKVLKNSKFVDTGHIPLKMRIVKTPEEIALMKRAMLYHDKALEFARKYILLKGTDATDFEVSMAATEYGNNLLFKDIKRDGRPHTAVGTRVSIGCRTGVGTAYPHPNQAHHNRIKRGDAIQIAGGTRIGGYGGEGYRACHIEPIPDLARKMWEVHTEMTIKQQELQKAGARCKDIAKEILDIAHKAGLEKYIYHRPAHGIGMEGHQAPYLALGDETILEEGMVFSNEPGLYNPEGGYGYNHGNTIVTRKERGEILNETPLTKEWCWLKI
- a CDS encoding ABC transporter ATP-binding protein — encoded protein: MNDNYLKIEGLTKFYPLPKGQLKVFENLNFELKKNELVAVMGVSGVGKTTLLNLIGTLDKPTDGKIFVNGKDIFSMDEESLIRFRRDTIGFIFQFHHLLPEFSAEENISIPLMIKGVKRKEALERAREVLKEVGMEDRAKEKPSQLSGGENQRVAVARALCSEPELLLADEPTGNLDPKTAIEVFSLIKELHLKKGVSTIVVTHNEKIANKCDRIFFMEKYK
- a CDS encoding ABC transporter permease — its product is MSFEFFVAKRYLVAKRKQAFISVITSISIFGITIGVTALIIAIGLITGFQEDIQSKILNSTSHILISDITGEGIENWEKIAKKIKEMDKKNRIISATPVIWGMSLLIGPARVSPATIKGLELDEEVKNSDWLRSLEKGRLPENENEILLGKEIGRNVGADVGSSVSILMPRPSLSPFGVMPKMKRFRVSGIFSTGLWEFDSTTLIFPLNSAEKFFLMKGKMHYIQLKLKNIFEAAEISDRLKDELEFKYFITTWMDLNRSLFSALKLEKTVLFLTISLIVFVASLNIIASLILTVIEKTKDIGVLLSMGTSPKMIRKIFFYQGAIIGLLGTFFGAVLGLLVCFIATKFQLIKVPVDIYQIPFVPFRIKIFDLSIIILISLLISFTSTLFPSKKASKVNPIEALRYE